The nucleotide sequence CAGTTTTCAATACAAAGACACGGTCAACCCCGATGATTTTTGGAAGGAAGACGCCAAGATACAGGAGACGTATACCAGCAAGCAACCCGGCTTTATCAGCAGGGAAAGCGCCTATAACGAGGAAGGAAATGAGGTTTTAGTGGTCGTACGATGGAAGTCAGAAACAGACGCCGAAGCTTCTATGAACAAGTTTATGAACGATACATCGGTAGCCCCTTATGCGAAAATGATCGAAGGAAGTACCATGAAGATGATGAGGTACAATGTAAAGTGATGCATAAGTTTGCATTCCGATTTGGAAAAGGCTGCCTTGGGGGCGGCCTTTTCCTATTTTTTACCCTAGTCTTCAAGTACGAACTCCCCTTTTTGCTTCCGGCAGCTTGACCCAATTCGTCTAAAGCACGTTCCATATTCAACAATGGCTCCTTAGTGAATCGCTTTGTAGGCCAATGAATTTTCCGTAAGAAAGCACACATGCTCTTTCAAAGGCAATAAAACACCTAAAGACATACGTTATCAAGATTAATTCTGTTAGATATAAATCTTTACTGTATTTTAGGAGTTGACATTCGTCCCACATATAAACTAGACCATTGCCCTTGGAGTCTCTGATTGAAGACATTATTTTAAATTATAGTTATACAGTGCTATACGGCCTTACCTTCGGCTACTTTATAGGCTTGTACTTTGGCGTAGGCTCCCTGTTTTTATTCGTTTGCAAGGTGTTGGAGCGCAAAGGCATCCTCAACAAGATAAAATCCATAGCCGTTCCAAAAGACCAAATCGCCTTTGAAATCAAGCACTCCGTAAAATCGATTGTAATTTTTGGGTTTTCCATCATCCCCATCGTTTTTCTTATTCGGAAAGGAGTGATTGAGCTCTTGCCCAATACGTGGTCCAATATATTGATCGGGATCGTAATCCTTTCCCTGTGGAACGAAGTCCACTTTTATTTGGTACACCGGTTAATGCATCAAAAATTTATGATGAGGCATGTGCATTTCATACACCACAAATCTAGGATTCCGACGGTATATTCCGTTTTTAGTTTTCATTGGGTAGAGGCCCTTCTACTTAGCACGGTTCCCGTAACCATTGCCCCCTTCGTTCCTTTTTCGATAATAGCCATATTTATTTATCCGCTGATAAGCATCTTGTTGAATTTTGCGGGACATTGCAACTATCGCTTTGGAAGCGGAAAAGGGAAAGGCTGGAAACTTTTTGGCACCCATCACAACGAACACCATAGCAGGGGCCGACAAAACTACGGATTTGCGTTACACCTTTTAGATAAAATATTTTCAAGACATAACAAATAATATATGAGTGAGGTATATATAACAAGTACAGGTTCCTTTTTACCCAACAAGGCTGTTTCCAATGAGGAAATAGAAGATTACCTAGGCCGGATAAACGGCAGGGATAGCCGCGCAAAAAGCCGTGTACTGAAACAAAACGGAATCAAGACCAGGCATTATGCAATCGATAAAAACCAAGAGAGCACCCACTCCAATGCGCAATTGGCGGTTAGCGCCATTAACGATGCCATACAAAAAAGCGGTCTAAGGAGCAGTGATGTTGAATTGCTATGTACGGGAACGACCCAAGGTGACCTCCCCATACCCGGTTTTGCCAGTATGGTACATGCGGGATTGGACTTTAACAGATGTGAGGTGGCCAATTTTCAAAGTGTATGCGCTAGCGGTATAATGGCCTTAAAAAATGCCTATGCGCAAATAAAAAGCGATGAAAAAGAGAATGCCGTCTGTGTGGGAAGCGAATTGGCCAGTAGATTGTTCAAAGCCTCACGATTTGAAGCCCAAGGCGTAGATGACCTGCCCTTTGACGCCGAGTTCTTAAGGTGGATGCTTTCTGACGGTGCAGGTGCCTTTGTGCTTCAAAACAAGAAAAACAAAAACGGAATTTCCTTAAAAATAGATTGGATCGACTTAAAATCACATGCCAACGAATTTCCCGTTTGTATGTATACCGGGAAGACGGACAACAAAAATGAAACGGAAAAAACATGGTTGGACTACCCGAGTTACGAAGAAGCTTCAAAGGCCGGTGCCATTAACTTAAAACAAGACACCAGGTTATTGGACAAAGTAATAAAAACCGGAGTTGCCCACTACTTTGAACTTATCGACCAAGGAAAAATAAACCGGAAGGAAATCGATTGGCTATGCTGCCACTATTCTTCGGAAATGTTCAAAGCCCCCATTAAAGAGCTCATGCTCAAGGGAGGGGGCGAAATCGCCGATAAGAAATGGTTCAGCAACCTTACGTCTAAGGGAAATACAGGCTCGGCCTCCATTTTTATCATGTTGGACGAATTGATGCACTCCGGAAAGTTGGTACCCGGAAACAAAATCCTGTGTATGGTACCTGAAAGCGGCCGATTTATCACCTCATTTATGCAACTCACCGTAGTAGGCGACAACAATACCGCCACTAAACGGTATCCCTTGCGAAAAATTGAATCCCCTGAATTGGTTATTAACAAGAGTGAGACTTCCGAATGGTTGATCAGGAACCTTACGCAAGTATGGATAGATTTCGAGACGGCCTTACTTAAAGTGCCCATCGTCGAGAAAATACACGATGGCACCCTTAGCATGTCGGATTACAAACTTTTATTGACCGATCTCAGACAACAGGTAATCGATGGCTCCCAATGGATATCAAGGGCGGCATCAAATATCGACATCCATCTTTTTGACCTACGGTCGGCCTTTATAAAACACACCGCTACCGAACATAAAGATTATCAAATGCTGGAGCGAAACTATGTGGCCTTGGGAGAAGACCTGGAAGCAATCCAGAAAGCGGAAAAGAATATCGGTACCGTGGCCCTAACCTCCTTTATGTTTCAACAGGCCAGTAAGCCCAACCCGGTCGATTTACTGGGATCTATGTTTATCATTGAGGGTATTGGCAAGCGTTTAGCGGGATATTGGGGCGAAATGATTAAAGATCAATTAAATTTGAAAGACAATCAGGTCTCCTTTTTCACCTATCACGGAGTGGCCGACGAAAACCATTTCCACAACTTGGAAGAAGCATTGAACCATCCGGAAATGAATATGGAGGTAGCCGAAAAAATAGTAAAGACCGCAAAGATTACAGGTAAATTGTACACCATGCAGTTAAACGAATTAGGTAATTATTAAATTGAGGATATGATAGACGAAAACTTAGATATATCAAAGCATGACGAAAGGGACCCCAACCCTTGGTTGGCTCTGTTTTTAGACGAAAGTATCCCTATAAACCAAACTACAAAGTTGGCCTTAATGCGGGACAATGCTTCCAAATCGGCAAGATACCTACTGCCCATTATACACCTCTGGTCGAAGGTGACCATGTTCTTTATCCACATTTTCAAGTTCTTCTTTCCCAACCTTATAAATTCATCGAAAGTATTGCACCGAATTTTGGCATGGGGACTCAAAAACTTCGTTAGCCCAGATGCCAATTTGCTCGTTTTTCGGCATTTTCATATCGGAACCGAGATCTTACAATTTATAGCGGCGAACACTCCCGAAGCGGAAATCGTGGGAAATCCTTTAAAACCAAAGGACTTTGAAGATGTCAAGGATGACCTGTTTTTACAGCACGAC is from Zobellia galactanivorans and encodes:
- a CDS encoding antibiotic biosynthesis monooxygenase family protein; protein product: MKYLIIIITCFSLASWNQREEPTDPYILEITSFQYKDTVNPDDFWKEDAKIQETYTSKQPGFISRESAYNEEGNEVLVVVRWKSETDAEASMNKFMNDTSVAPYAKMIEGSTMKMMRYNVK
- a CDS encoding StlD/DarB family beta-ketosynthase; the encoded protein is MSEVYITSTGSFLPNKAVSNEEIEDYLGRINGRDSRAKSRVLKQNGIKTRHYAIDKNQESTHSNAQLAVSAINDAIQKSGLRSSDVELLCTGTTQGDLPIPGFASMVHAGLDFNRCEVANFQSVCASGIMALKNAYAQIKSDEKENAVCVGSELASRLFKASRFEAQGVDDLPFDAEFLRWMLSDGAGAFVLQNKKNKNGISLKIDWIDLKSHANEFPVCMYTGKTDNKNETEKTWLDYPSYEEASKAGAINLKQDTRLLDKVIKTGVAHYFELIDQGKINRKEIDWLCCHYSSEMFKAPIKELMLKGGGEIADKKWFSNLTSKGNTGSASIFIMLDELMHSGKLVPGNKILCMVPESGRFITSFMQLTVVGDNNTATKRYPLRKIESPELVINKSETSEWLIRNLTQVWIDFETALLKVPIVEKIHDGTLSMSDYKLLLTDLRQQVIDGSQWISRAASNIDIHLFDLRSAFIKHTATEHKDYQMLERNYVALGEDLEAIQKAEKNIGTVALTSFMFQQASKPNPVDLLGSMFIIEGIGKRLAGYWGEMIKDQLNLKDNQVSFFTYHGVADENHFHNLEEALNHPEMNMEVAEKIVKTAKITGKLYTMQLNELGNY
- a CDS encoding sterol desaturase family protein gives rise to the protein MESLIEDIILNYSYTVLYGLTFGYFIGLYFGVGSLFLFVCKVLERKGILNKIKSIAVPKDQIAFEIKHSVKSIVIFGFSIIPIVFLIRKGVIELLPNTWSNILIGIVILSLWNEVHFYLVHRLMHQKFMMRHVHFIHHKSRIPTVYSVFSFHWVEALLLSTVPVTIAPFVPFSIIAIFIYPLISILLNFAGHCNYRFGSGKGKGWKLFGTHHNEHHSRGRQNYGFALHLLDKIFSRHNK